The proteins below are encoded in one region of Paraburkholderia aromaticivorans:
- a CDS encoding 2-keto-4-pentenoate hydratase, whose product MTTALSRLLAHARRDHATLDTLPPEQTPADAAAAYAIQHEILDACGARIAGWKIGAKSESGPIQGAPLPDLDLHADRARLQREVFAPLGLELEIAFRFGRRFDASTTPYSEAEVLASIGSIGATIEIVASRYAEWPAIDKLAQLADLQNHGALIVGEFMPYREDFPFVAPSLHFSFDGHDVVKTTPANPAGDPRRLLTWLVNHATSRGIAVTPEMVVTAGSYTGMFFPQTAGTASGRIEGLAPVSLTLV is encoded by the coding sequence ATGACGACAGCACTCAGCCGGCTTCTTGCCCACGCACGCCGCGATCACGCCACGCTCGACACGTTGCCGCCGGAGCAAACACCCGCCGACGCCGCCGCGGCCTACGCGATCCAGCACGAGATCCTGGACGCATGCGGCGCGCGGATTGCCGGTTGGAAAATCGGCGCGAAGTCCGAGAGCGGTCCGATCCAGGGCGCGCCGTTACCCGACCTCGACCTGCATGCCGACCGCGCGCGTTTGCAGCGCGAAGTCTTCGCGCCGTTGGGCCTCGAACTGGAAATAGCGTTTCGCTTCGGGCGGCGCTTCGATGCTTCCACCACGCCGTATAGCGAGGCCGAAGTGCTGGCGAGTATCGGCTCCATCGGCGCGACCATCGAAATCGTGGCGAGCCGCTACGCCGAATGGCCCGCTATCGACAAACTCGCTCAACTCGCGGATTTGCAGAATCACGGCGCGCTGATCGTGGGCGAGTTCATGCCGTATCGCGAGGACTTTCCGTTCGTGGCGCCTTCGCTGCATTTCAGTTTCGATGGACACGATGTGGTTAAAACCACGCCCGCCAATCCGGCCGGCGATCCGCGGCGGCTGCTGACGTGGCTCGTCAATCACGCCACGTCGCGCGGCATTGCCGTGACGCCCGAGATGGTCGTCACGGCCGGTTCATATACCGGCATGTTCTTTCCGCAGACGGCGGGCACGGCGAGCGGCCGCATTGAAGGACTCGCGCCGGTCAGCCTCACGCTGGTCTAA
- a CDS encoding MFS transporter yields the protein MKRFRVTSATSIVLVMLCIMYFITYLDRVNVSTAAAGFGKEFHLSHTEVGLVFSAFAYPYLIFQIIGGWVSDRFGAKRTLIFCGVIWGVATLLTGFAGGLVSLLAARVLLGFGEGATFPAATSAMARWVAKEKRGFAQGITHAASRIGNAVAPGLIVLVMATWGWRESFYICGVFSLLWVGVWTITFTEHPKDHPRITNDELSVLPAPKPKAAGVPWGKLFRRMWPVTIVYFCYGWTLWLFLSWIPQYFLHSYHLQLQKSAIFASVVFFAGVIGDTLGGIVTDWIFARTGSLKRARSWMVSVCMFFCLLSLIPLMFTHSLYLSMACLASGFFFAEMTIGPMWAIPMDIAPEYSGTASGMMNTGSALAAIISPVVGGFLIDYFGSWELPFVGSMLLMAIGVVLAFRMQPESKFALNAADKAHVPTGMGV from the coding sequence ATGAAGCGGTTTCGTGTGACCAGTGCGACCAGTATCGTTCTAGTGATGCTATGCATCATGTACTTCATCACCTACCTCGACCGCGTCAACGTCAGCACCGCGGCTGCGGGTTTCGGCAAGGAATTCCATCTCTCGCATACGGAAGTCGGCCTGGTGTTCTCAGCCTTCGCGTATCCGTATCTGATCTTTCAGATCATCGGCGGATGGGTCAGTGATCGCTTCGGCGCAAAACGCACGCTGATTTTTTGCGGCGTCATCTGGGGCGTCGCGACCTTGCTGACGGGTTTTGCCGGCGGCCTGGTTTCGCTGCTGGCGGCGCGCGTGCTGCTCGGCTTCGGCGAGGGCGCGACGTTTCCCGCCGCCACGTCCGCGATGGCGCGTTGGGTCGCCAAGGAAAAACGCGGCTTCGCGCAGGGCATCACACATGCGGCGTCGCGGATCGGCAATGCGGTGGCGCCCGGCCTGATCGTGCTCGTCATGGCGACCTGGGGCTGGCGAGAATCGTTCTATATCTGCGGCGTGTTCAGCTTGTTGTGGGTCGGTGTATGGACCATCACGTTTACCGAACATCCGAAAGACCACCCGCGTATCACGAACGACGAACTCTCCGTGCTGCCCGCGCCGAAGCCGAAAGCCGCCGGCGTGCCGTGGGGCAAACTGTTTCGCCGCATGTGGCCGGTCACGATCGTATACTTCTGCTACGGCTGGACGCTGTGGCTGTTCCTGAGCTGGATTCCGCAATACTTTCTGCACAGCTATCACCTGCAACTTCAGAAGTCGGCGATCTTCGCTTCGGTGGTGTTCTTCGCCGGCGTGATCGGCGACACGCTCGGCGGCATCGTGACCGACTGGATCTTCGCTCGCACCGGCAGTCTGAAGCGCGCACGTAGCTGGATGGTGTCGGTCTGCATGTTCTTCTGCCTGCTTTCGCTGATTCCGTTGATGTTCACGCACAGCCTGTATCTGTCGATGGCGTGTCTTGCGTCCGGCTTCTTCTTTGCTGAAATGACGATCGGTCCGATGTGGGCGATTCCGATGGACATCGCGCCGGAATACTCGGGCACGGCGAGCGGCATGATGAACACCGGCTCGGCTCTGGCCGCGATCATCTCGCCGGTGGTCGGCGGTTTCCTGATCGACTACTTCGGTAGCTGGGAATTGCCGTTCGTCGGCAGCATGCTGTTGATGGCGATCGGCGTGGTGCTCGCATTCCGCATGCAGCCGGAAAGCAAATTTGCGCTCAATGCGGCTGACAAGGCGCACGTTCCCACCGGCATGGGCGTTTGA
- a CDS encoding pyridoxal-phosphate-dependent aminotransferase family protein → MLKLDFHPAGRHFLQIPGPSPVPDRILRAMSYPTIDHRGPEFGELGLTVLDGIKKIFKTQQPVVIYPASGTGAWEAALSNTLSPGDHVLMFETGHFATLWKKMAESLGLKPEFLGLPGIEGWRRGVQPQMIEERLRADTQHAIKAVCVVHNETSTGVTSDIAAVRRAIDAAGHPALLLVDTISGLACADYRHDEWGVDVTVSGSQKGLMLPPGISFNAISPKAMAASKQAKLPRSFWDWTDIVEMNKTGYWPYTPNTNLLYGLNEALEMILGEGLDNVFARHERLAEATRRAVRAWGLEIQCADPSVYSPVLTGVMMPDGIDADAVRKLIYERFDMSLGTGLGKMKGRMFRIGHLGDCNDLMLLATLAGCEMGLRLAGVPLKESGLPAAMEWLSQPTKASGLKAAA, encoded by the coding sequence ATGCTCAAGCTAGACTTTCACCCCGCTGGCCGTCACTTTTTGCAGATTCCGGGTCCGAGCCCGGTGCCCGACCGTATCCTCCGGGCGATGAGCTACCCGACCATCGACCACCGCGGTCCGGAGTTCGGCGAACTTGGTCTGACGGTGCTCGACGGCATCAAGAAAATCTTCAAGACGCAGCAACCCGTGGTGATTTACCCAGCCTCGGGCACGGGCGCCTGGGAAGCGGCGCTGTCGAACACATTGAGCCCCGGCGACCACGTGCTGATGTTCGAAACCGGCCACTTCGCCACGCTGTGGAAAAAGATGGCGGAAAGCCTCGGGCTGAAGCCGGAGTTCCTCGGCCTGCCGGGCATTGAAGGCTGGCGTCGCGGCGTGCAGCCGCAAATGATCGAGGAGCGTCTGCGTGCCGACACGCAACACGCGATCAAGGCGGTGTGCGTAGTACACAACGAAACCTCCACGGGCGTGACCTCCGATATCGCCGCCGTGCGCCGCGCGATCGACGCGGCGGGTCATCCGGCTTTGCTGCTGGTCGACACGATCTCCGGCCTTGCGTGTGCGGACTACCGTCATGACGAATGGGGCGTCGACGTCACCGTCTCCGGCTCGCAAAAGGGTTTGATGCTGCCGCCGGGCATCAGCTTCAACGCGATCTCACCGAAAGCCATGGCCGCCAGCAAGCAGGCCAAACTGCCGCGCAGCTTCTGGGACTGGACTGACATCGTCGAGATGAACAAGACCGGTTACTGGCCGTACACGCCGAACACGAACCTGCTTTACGGACTCAATGAAGCGCTCGAGATGATTCTTGGCGAAGGGCTCGACAACGTGTTCGCCCGTCACGAACGTCTCGCCGAAGCGACCCGTCGCGCGGTGCGTGCGTGGGGCCTGGAAATTCAGTGTGCGGATCCGTCGGTGTACAGCCCGGTGCTTACGGGCGTGATGATGCCCGACGGCATCGACGCCGATGCGGTGCGCAAGCTCATCTACGAACGCTTCGACATGTCGCTCGGCACGGGCCTCGGCAAGATGAAAGGGCGCATGTTCCGCATCGGCCATCTCGGCGACTGCAACGACCTGATGCTGCTGGCCACGCTGGCCGGCTGCGAAATGGGTCTGCGGCTCGCGGGCGTGCCGCTCAAGGAAAGTGGCTTGCCTGCCGCTATGGAATGGTTGAGCCAGCCGACGAAGGCATCCGGCCTGAAAGCCGCAGCCTGA
- a CDS encoding GntR family transcriptional regulator — MQNSDFEASGATSPLMPKVERQRLHDTVVEHIRRFIVEGALEPGKKLNERELCETLGISRTPLREALKVLAAEGLIEISPNRGASVSKMSEAELRETFELMSGLEAFSGELAAERMTAAELAEIKALHYAMLACRTQNDLAGYYSRNQAIHDKINEAARNSALRQTYVAVNRRLQALRFRSNFQIPKWDSAIHDHDEMLKALEARDGKKLSAILRQHLLDKRDAVLQVQSREAVAASPLKT, encoded by the coding sequence ATGCAAAATTCGGATTTCGAGGCAAGCGGCGCCACTTCCCCGCTGATGCCGAAGGTCGAGCGGCAACGCTTGCATGACACCGTGGTGGAGCACATTCGGCGCTTCATCGTCGAAGGCGCGCTCGAGCCGGGCAAGAAACTGAACGAGCGCGAACTGTGCGAAACGCTCGGCATTTCGCGCACGCCGCTGCGCGAGGCGCTGAAGGTGTTGGCCGCGGAAGGGCTGATCGAGATATCGCCGAATCGCGGCGCGTCGGTGTCGAAAATGTCGGAGGCTGAACTGCGCGAGACCTTCGAGTTGATGAGCGGTCTCGAAGCTTTTTCCGGCGAGCTGGCAGCCGAGCGGATGACGGCGGCTGAACTCGCCGAGATCAAGGCGCTGCACTACGCGATGCTCGCGTGCCGTACGCAGAACGATCTGGCCGGGTACTACAGCCGCAATCAGGCGATTCACGACAAGATCAACGAGGCGGCCAGGAATTCAGCACTGCGGCAGACTTATGTCGCGGTGAACCGTCGCCTGCAGGCGCTCAGGTTTCGGTCGAATTTCCAGATCCCCAAGTGGGATAGCGCGATTCATGACCACGACGAGATGTTGAAGGCGCTCGAGGCGCGGGACGGCAAGAAGCTGAGTGCGATTCTTCGGCAGCATCTGCTCGATAAGCGCGATGCGGTTTTGCAGGTGCAATCGCGGGAAGCAGTGGCTGCGTCGCCGTTGAAGACTTGA
- a CDS encoding LysR substrate-binding domain-containing protein, which translates to MKIHQLRALVAIADAGSVRGAARLLNSSPAAVTQNLQYLEETVRMQLVARTSSGVTLTECGQTLLVHARLVVAQITHAHQAVDAMRGDPHGRLSVAVSAWVTMTFLPEAVARFRARMPDIQLEIFEGLPAIANPRLRDGSLDIYVGRQTPGATGSEFAYRPLFSTGRAIVARQGHPRADSRSLTNLLDLDWLVALDPETEGQTPYTMFAQYGLTVPRSIHFLHSLTVAVSLLKRMDMVSIFPWPLVELCAASEGLCAIPVREQLDESTVGIITRAGQPPDAVSSCFIDCLIGTIRDESWARTPEIIRALRSVEILI; encoded by the coding sequence ATGAAAATTCATCAGTTACGTGCGCTTGTCGCCATTGCCGACGCAGGCAGCGTCCGCGGCGCGGCGCGGCTGCTCAATTCCTCGCCCGCGGCGGTCACGCAAAACCTTCAGTATCTGGAGGAGACCGTCCGAATGCAGCTCGTGGCGCGCACTTCGTCAGGCGTGACACTCACGGAATGCGGACAAACGCTGCTGGTCCATGCGCGCCTCGTCGTCGCGCAAATAACACATGCGCATCAGGCCGTTGATGCGATGCGCGGCGATCCGCACGGGCGCCTCTCCGTTGCCGTGTCGGCGTGGGTCACGATGACGTTTCTCCCGGAGGCTGTCGCACGCTTTCGCGCAAGGATGCCGGACATCCAACTGGAGATCTTCGAAGGTCTGCCTGCGATTGCCAACCCGCGTTTGCGCGACGGCAGCCTGGACATCTATGTGGGCAGGCAGACGCCGGGCGCGACAGGCTCCGAGTTCGCTTACCGGCCGCTGTTTTCTACGGGCCGGGCGATCGTCGCGCGGCAAGGTCATCCGCGTGCGGACAGCCGGTCGCTGACGAACCTGCTCGATCTCGACTGGCTCGTCGCGCTGGATCCTGAAACGGAAGGGCAGACGCCGTACACGATGTTCGCGCAGTACGGGTTGACCGTGCCGCGCAGCATTCACTTTCTTCACTCACTGACCGTCGCCGTTTCGCTGCTCAAGCGCATGGACATGGTCAGCATCTTTCCATGGCCGCTCGTCGAGCTATGCGCGGCGAGCGAAGGGCTCTGCGCGATCCCCGTGCGAGAACAACTCGACGAGTCGACGGTCGGCATCATTACGCGTGCCGGGCAGCCTCCCGACGCGGTGTCGAGTTGTTTTATAGACTGCCTGATCGGTACGATCCGCGACGAATCATGGGCGCGAACGCCGGAGATTATCCGGGCGTTGCGTTCCGTGGAAATACTGATCTAA
- a CDS encoding amino acid ABC transporter ATP-binding protein — MIELNRVSKYYGQFQVLTDCTTQIQKGEVVVVCGPSGSGKSTLIKTVNGLEPFQKGEIVINGQSLTDRKVNLSKLRAKVGMVFQHFELFPHLSIVQNLMLAQVKVLGRSKDEAAAKGLKLLDRVGLRVQADKFPGQLSGGQQQRVAIARALSMDPIAMLFDEPTSALDPEMINEVLDVMVELAQEGMTMMCVTHEMGFAKKVAHRVIFMDRGLIVEDDRKEDFFANPKSDRAKDFLAKILH; from the coding sequence ATGATCGAGTTGAATCGCGTTTCGAAATATTATGGGCAGTTCCAGGTGTTGACGGATTGCACGACCCAAATTCAGAAAGGCGAAGTGGTCGTGGTGTGTGGTCCGTCTGGTTCCGGGAAATCCACTCTCATCAAAACCGTGAACGGTCTCGAGCCGTTCCAGAAAGGCGAGATCGTCATCAACGGTCAATCGCTGACCGACAGGAAGGTCAATCTGTCGAAGTTGCGCGCGAAAGTTGGCATGGTGTTCCAGCACTTCGAGCTGTTCCCACATCTGTCGATTGTGCAGAATCTGATGCTCGCGCAGGTCAAGGTGCTGGGCCGTTCGAAAGACGAAGCGGCGGCGAAGGGGCTGAAGTTGCTGGATCGCGTCGGTCTGCGCGTGCAGGCGGACAAGTTTCCAGGTCAGCTGTCGGGCGGGCAGCAGCAGCGGGTGGCGATCGCGCGTGCGCTTTCGATGGATCCAATCGCGATGCTGTTCGACGAGCCCACTTCCGCGCTCGATCCGGAAATGATCAACGAAGTACTCGACGTGATGGTCGAACTGGCGCAGGAGGGCATGACGATGATGTGTGTCACGCACGAAATGGGCTTTGCGAAGAAGGTCGCCCATCGCGTTATCTTCATGGATCGTGGCCTGATCGTGGAAGACGATCGCAAGGAAGATTTCTTCGCGAATCCGAAGTCGGATCGCGCGAAAGATTTTCTTGCGAAGATTTTGCACTGA
- a CDS encoding ABC transporter permease subunit (The N-terminal region of this protein, as described by TIGR01726, is a three transmembrane segment that identifies a subfamily of ABC transporter permease subunits, which specificities that include histidine, arginine, glutamine, glutamate, L-cystine (sic), the opines (in Agrobacterium) octopine and nopaline, etc.): MFNMDWQALADSKRIVLAGMGITLQITLVAILCGVLWGTVLAVLHRSPQRAVRVFAQGYVALFRSIPLVMLLLWFFLIVPQFLKALFNLPSSVDVRLISAMVAYSLLEAAFFCEIIRAGIESLPRGQAQAALALGMTAGQTMRYVILPQAFRAMVPVALTQCIVIFQDTSLVYVIALGDFFRRVSAIGERDGTVVPMLLFAGVAYWLISTGLTVTVKVVRTRLAK; the protein is encoded by the coding sequence ATGTTCAATATGGATTGGCAAGCGCTTGCGGATTCGAAGCGTATCGTGCTCGCGGGCATGGGCATCACGTTGCAAATTACGCTCGTGGCGATCTTGTGCGGGGTGCTATGGGGCACCGTGCTAGCGGTATTGCACCGGTCGCCGCAACGCGCGGTTCGCGTTTTCGCACAAGGCTACGTCGCCTTGTTCCGGTCGATTCCGCTGGTGATGCTGTTGTTGTGGTTCTTCCTGATCGTGCCGCAGTTCCTGAAGGCGCTGTTTAACTTGCCCTCCAGTGTCGACGTGCGGCTCATCTCCGCGATGGTGGCTTACTCGCTGCTGGAGGCTGCATTCTTTTGCGAAATCATCCGGGCTGGGATCGAAAGCCTGCCGCGCGGCCAGGCGCAGGCTGCGCTTGCGCTCGGCATGACAGCGGGGCAGACAATGCGCTATGTGATTCTGCCGCAGGCGTTTCGCGCGATGGTACCGGTGGCGCTGACACAGTGCATCGTGATTTTCCAGGACACGTCATTGGTCTACGTGATAGCGCTGGGCGATTTTTTCCGCCGGGTATCGGCAATCGGCGAGCGCGACGGCACAGTCGTGCCAATGCTGCTGTTCGCCGGCGTCGCTTACTGGTTGATTAGTACAGGGTTGACGGTAACCGTCAAAGTGGTCCGAACGAGGTTGGCAAAATGA
- a CDS encoding amino acid ABC transporter permease, whose translation MDYSWHWGVLLQAVSTGEHATYLGWLFSGLLNTVLLTVSAYALALVVGTGFGILRTLPSRPAAMLGTAYVSVFRGVPLIVQFFIWFFVVPELLPTVLGDWFKDLPPYAQFLSVSIFSLGIYTGSRICEQVRAGIQALPRGQFDAGFALGLTRAQTYRYVLLPVTFRTILGPLTSEFLIISKNSAVASTIGLLELSGQARQLVDYTAQPYESFICVTLAYMALNFAILHGMNWIRRQTRLPGLLGD comes from the coding sequence ATGGATTACTCGTGGCATTGGGGTGTGCTGCTGCAGGCCGTGTCCACCGGCGAGCACGCGACTTACCTCGGATGGCTGTTTTCCGGCCTGCTCAACACCGTGCTGCTAACCGTGTCGGCCTACGCGTTGGCGCTTGTGGTTGGCACCGGATTCGGGATTCTTCGCACGCTGCCCAGCCGTCCTGCGGCGATGCTTGGCACCGCGTACGTGTCGGTGTTCCGCGGCGTGCCGCTGATCGTGCAGTTCTTTATCTGGTTCTTTGTCGTGCCGGAACTGCTGCCGACGGTGCTGGGCGACTGGTTCAAAGACCTGCCGCCGTATGCGCAGTTCCTGTCGGTGTCGATTTTCTCGCTCGGGATATATACAGGATCACGTATCTGCGAACAGGTGCGCGCTGGCATTCAGGCGCTGCCGCGCGGCCAGTTCGACGCGGGGTTCGCGCTGGGTCTGACGCGCGCGCAGACCTACCGTTACGTGTTGCTGCCGGTGACGTTCCGCACCATTCTGGGTCCGCTCACATCCGAGTTTCTGATCATTTCAAAAAATTCCGCTGTCGCTTCGACGATTGGCCTACTGGAATTGTCGGGTCAGGCGCGTCAGTTGGTCGATTACACCGCACAGCCCTATGAGTCGTTCATCTGTGTGACGCTGGCCTATATGGCACTGAACTTTGCGATTCTGCACGGCATGAACTGGATTCGTCGCCAAACCCGTCTGCCGGGCTTGCTGGGAGATTGA
- a CDS encoding glutamate/aspartate ABC transporter substrate-binding protein, translating into MQQTRSGSSPRHAFGACLSALAAALAVVSLPVVAADAVPTGTLKKIQDQHVVTIGYRDASIPFSYYDAQQKPIGYSIDIANLIIDRIKAQLKQGDLQVRMIPITSQNRISLLQNGTIDFECTSTTNNAARAQQVDFSNSFFEIGTRLLVRQNSGIHDFGDLKGKTVVVGAGTTSEKTIRSMNVEKSMGMNIISAKDHSESFLMLSTGRAKAMMMDDALLAGERAKTSHPDDYAIVGTPQSFEAYGCMLRKNDAELKAVMDGAIADAERSGMAATIYKKWFMAPIPPKGINLDFPMSARMQALFAHPNDKPAS; encoded by the coding sequence ATGCAACAAACCCGTTCCGGATCGAGTCCGCGCCATGCATTCGGCGCATGCCTTTCAGCGCTTGCAGCCGCGCTTGCCGTCGTGTCCCTGCCCGTAGTGGCGGCCGATGCGGTGCCGACCGGTACGCTCAAGAAGATCCAGGACCAGCACGTTGTCACCATCGGCTATCGCGACGCGTCAATCCCGTTCTCATACTATGACGCACAACAAAAGCCGATTGGCTATTCAATCGACATCGCGAATCTGATTATCGACCGGATCAAGGCGCAACTAAAGCAGGGCGACCTGCAGGTGCGCATGATTCCGATTACGTCGCAGAACCGAATTTCGCTGCTGCAGAATGGCACGATTGACTTCGAGTGCACAAGCACGACAAACAACGCGGCGCGAGCGCAGCAGGTCGATTTTTCTAACAGCTTCTTTGAAATCGGCACGCGCCTGCTCGTCAGGCAGAACTCCGGTATCCATGACTTCGGCGACCTCAAGGGCAAGACGGTTGTCGTCGGTGCAGGCACCACGTCGGAGAAGACCATTCGCAGCATGAACGTCGAGAAATCGATGGGCATGAACATTATCAGCGCAAAGGATCACAGCGAATCGTTCCTGATGCTCTCCACCGGCCGCGCCAAGGCGATGATGATGGATGACGCGCTGCTGGCTGGTGAGCGTGCCAAAACCAGCCATCCGGACGATTACGCAATCGTCGGCACGCCGCAATCATTCGAGGCCTATGGCTGCATGCTGCGCAAGAACGATGCGGAGTTGAAAGCGGTGATGGATGGAGCGATTGCGGATGCCGAGCGTTCCGGCATGGCCGCGACAATCTACAAGAAATGGTTTATGGCGCCGATTCCGCCGAAGGGGATCAATCTCGACTTTCCGATGTCCGCTCGCATGCAGGCGCTGTTCGCGCATCCGAACGATAAACCGGCGTCCTGA
- a CDS encoding LysR substrate-binding domain-containing protein gives MARPLNFQQIQAFRAVMQMGTTTGAASMLNTTQPSISRRLAELQSCTEFKLFDMHQGRLRPTSEGKLLYKTVQKHFDGLEKIESVVAIMRNSGTGALRVGCTPTLGAGLLPQVVRAFLSEFPGTYLNMQTLSTPQLADLLRQDLFDVVLTTGKLDPRDFEPVIIKTVPAVCVLPPGHRLHVEPEIHVSMLLDETMLSLGDADDLTIEIKKLLQAHGLSDNFLIETTSSIAICALVAAGNGIGIVNPYVASTFAGQLLIKPLVPTIDVAVQMAMPRHTAPSLLTRHFVDILLAHVNAICTDPGC, from the coding sequence ATGGCTAGGCCTTTGAATTTCCAGCAGATCCAGGCCTTTCGCGCCGTGATGCAGATGGGCACCACCACTGGCGCCGCCTCGATGCTAAACACGACACAGCCGTCAATCAGCCGGCGCCTTGCCGAGTTGCAGAGTTGCACCGAGTTCAAGCTCTTCGACATGCACCAGGGGCGACTTCGCCCGACCAGCGAGGGTAAGCTGCTCTACAAAACCGTCCAGAAGCATTTCGACGGACTCGAAAAGATCGAATCTGTGGTCGCAATCATGCGTAACTCGGGCACGGGCGCGCTCCGCGTAGGCTGCACGCCAACGCTGGGGGCTGGGCTGCTGCCGCAGGTGGTGCGCGCATTTCTATCGGAATTTCCGGGCACCTATCTCAACATGCAGACGCTGAGCACGCCTCAGCTAGCCGACCTGCTGCGGCAAGATCTGTTCGACGTCGTGCTGACCACAGGCAAGCTCGATCCGCGAGACTTCGAGCCGGTGATCATCAAGACCGTGCCGGCGGTTTGCGTGTTGCCGCCCGGTCACCGGCTGCATGTTGAGCCGGAGATCCACGTGTCCATGCTGCTCGACGAAACGATGCTGTCGCTGGGCGACGCCGACGACCTCACGATCGAAATCAAGAAGCTGCTGCAAGCTCACGGCTTGTCCGACAATTTTCTGATCGAAACCACGTCATCAATCGCAATCTGCGCACTCGTTGCAGCCGGCAACGGTATTGGAATCGTCAACCCCTACGTGGCCAGTACGTTTGCAGGGCAGTTGCTGATCAAACCGCTTGTCCCCACTATCGACGTCGCCGTACAGATGGCTATGCCGAGACACACGGCACCATCACTATTGACGCGTCATTTCGTTGACATCCTGCTGGCACACGTCAATGCGATTTGCACGGACCCCGGGTGCTGA
- a CDS encoding putative bifunctional diguanylate cyclase/phosphodiesterase, with protein sequence MTRRATIASVKASPPDLAASMPVDDAAFHMRWGVSSEQPSPIRHLGYASFLDSLTGLYNRAYVAERVQHLLKLMPAARVAVLFINLDCFGKVNDIAGYDLGDRVLRGVARRLAGLMNHDDLLGRICGDEFVVVVDKRGDAPAIGEFALRILDLFSAPLEIAGREYHLGASIGIACSSDGARDADALIRDAGSAMRRAKESGRGRVQFFTQGLQDQLQRRFRVVELLHHALAAGELKLAYQPIIDSASHEAVGAEALLRWTSSELGEVAPAEFVPVAEEAGLMESIGDWVLEQACAQAAQWRRSIAPRLPVSVNISPLQFNERLVRHVAACLERSGLDPLALQLEITERVLMPDDPAVAATTAALADLGVTLALDDFGTGYASLSYLKRFALHNLKIDRSFVAGLPHDSESIAITRALVTMAHACSMTITAEGVETLEQATALREMGCDMLQGYLFSRPASADEFAGALLGASRANIRRATQ encoded by the coding sequence ATGACTCGTCGAGCGACCATTGCGAGCGTCAAGGCAAGTCCGCCCGATCTGGCCGCTAGCATGCCGGTCGACGACGCGGCGTTTCATATGCGCTGGGGAGTGAGCAGTGAACAGCCGAGTCCCATTCGACACTTAGGCTATGCGTCGTTTCTCGATTCGCTCACCGGTTTGTATAACCGCGCTTACGTGGCTGAACGCGTGCAGCATTTGCTGAAATTGATGCCTGCGGCGCGCGTCGCCGTGCTTTTCATCAATCTCGATTGCTTCGGCAAGGTCAACGATATCGCCGGTTACGATCTTGGCGACCGCGTTTTGCGCGGCGTCGCGCGCCGGCTTGCCGGACTGATGAATCATGACGACCTGCTCGGGCGCATCTGTGGTGACGAGTTCGTTGTCGTCGTCGATAAGCGCGGCGACGCGCCGGCCATCGGCGAGTTCGCGTTGCGAATCCTGGACCTGTTCAGCGCGCCGTTGGAAATTGCGGGCCGTGAGTATCACCTGGGTGCATCGATCGGCATTGCCTGCTCCTCCGATGGCGCTCGCGATGCGGACGCGCTGATACGCGACGCCGGCTCGGCGATGCGTCGCGCGAAGGAGAGCGGCCGCGGCCGGGTGCAATTTTTCACGCAGGGCTTGCAAGACCAATTGCAACGTCGCTTCAGGGTGGTGGAGTTGTTGCACCACGCGCTTGCTGCCGGTGAACTGAAGCTGGCCTATCAGCCCATCATTGACAGCGCGTCGCACGAGGCGGTGGGCGCCGAAGCGCTGCTGCGCTGGACCAGCAGCGAGCTGGGCGAAGTCGCGCCAGCCGAGTTCGTACCGGTTGCGGAGGAGGCCGGTCTGATGGAGAGCATAGGCGACTGGGTGCTGGAACAGGCCTGCGCCCAGGCCGCTCAATGGCGCAGGAGCATTGCGCCGCGCCTGCCTGTCTCCGTCAACATTTCGCCGCTCCAGTTCAACGAGCGCCTCGTGCGGCACGTTGCCGCGTGCCTCGAACGCAGCGGGCTCGACCCATTGGCGTTGCAACTGGAAATCACGGAGCGCGTATTAATGCCGGATGACCCGGCGGTTGCGGCGACGACGGCAGCACTGGCGGATCTCGGCGTCACGCTCGCTCTCGACGACTTTGGCACGGGCTACGCATCGCTGTCGTACCTGAAGCGCTTTGCTTTGCACAACCTGAAGATCGATCGATCGTTCGTCGCGGGCTTGCCACACGATAGCGAATCGATCGCGATCACGCGTGCGCTTGTGACGATGGCTCACGCGTGCAGCATGACAATCACGGCCGAAGGCGTGGAAACCCTCGAACAGGCAACGGCCTTGCGCGAGATGGGCTGCGACATGCTGCAGGGTTACCTGTTCAGCCGTCCGGCGAGCGCGGATGAATTTGCCGGCGCGCTGCTGGGCGCGAGTCGCGCGAATATACGGCGCGCTACGCAGTAG